One Citricoccus sp. K5 DNA window includes the following coding sequences:
- a CDS encoding SDR family NAD(P)-dependent oxidoreductase, which translates to MEALKDKVAVITGGASGIGAAIAGLYAENGAAIAVLDRDAAAGAAVVGHLTETGATALFAEVDVTSSDSVRQAMDSVAEQLGGIDILVTAAGILDEKPMAEMTEQDFDRTVDIDLKGVFLAGRWALPHLQSRGGGRIINIASQLGIKGGTGLVHYVAAKAGVIGMTKAMALELAPEGILVNAIAPGPIDTPLLNGVTEEWKAAKRAELPLGRFGTAEEIAPTALLLASSPGGDIYVGQTLGPNSGDVMP; encoded by the coding sequence ATGGAAGCGCTGAAGGACAAGGTCGCCGTCATCACCGGCGGCGCCAGCGGGATCGGGGCGGCCATCGCCGGGCTGTACGCAGAGAACGGCGCGGCCATCGCCGTGCTGGACCGTGACGCGGCGGCCGGCGCGGCCGTCGTCGGGCATCTGACCGAGACCGGCGCCACGGCGCTGTTCGCGGAAGTCGACGTGACCAGCTCGGATTCGGTCCGGCAGGCCATGGACTCCGTGGCCGAGCAGCTGGGCGGGATCGACATCCTGGTGACCGCCGCCGGCATCCTGGACGAGAAGCCGATGGCCGAGATGACGGAGCAGGACTTCGACCGGACGGTGGACATCGACCTCAAGGGAGTGTTCCTCGCCGGCCGGTGGGCCCTGCCGCACCTGCAGTCACGAGGGGGCGGCCGCATCATCAACATCGCATCCCAGCTGGGCATCAAGGGCGGCACCGGGCTGGTGCACTATGTGGCGGCGAAGGCCGGCGTGATTGGCATGACCAAGGCGATGGCCCTGGAGCTGGCCCCCGAGGGGATCCTGGTGAACGCCATCGCCCCCGGCCCCATCGACACGCCCCTGCTGAACGGCGTGACCGAGGAATGGAAGGCGGCCAAGCGTGCCGAACTGCCGCTGGGCCGCTTCGGCACGGCCGAGGAGATCGCGCCGACGGCCCTGCTGCTGGCGTCCTCTCCGGGCGGGGACATCTACGTGGGCCAGACGCTCGGGCCCAACAGCGGCGACGTGATGCCGTAG
- a CDS encoding transketolase family protein, with the protein MNTLSNSPAAAPKKRLTSDAMSASLAKEGQRVTAAPLGHALVALAEQDERILGLSADLAKYTDLHILRDAMPDRFYQIGMAEQALLGAAAGLAMEGFVPFASTYSVFATRRAYDFLCLDIAEANLNVNMVCALPGLTTGYGPSHQATEDVAMLRGMPNLTIVDPCDAVDIEQAVPQLAAHDGPTYTRILRGKVPRVLDEYDYTFELGKAKMIRGGSEVLLISTGLMTERALEAARELEADNVDVAVLHVPTLKPLDEATILRELAQDRLVLTCENHTIIGGLFDAVAHAAVREGIFRQITPIGLPDEFLDAGALPTLNDRYGVSTAKISERIKSLLSPRHTQRVD; encoded by the coding sequence ATGAATACCCTCTCGAATTCTCCCGCGGCGGCCCCGAAGAAGCGGCTGACGTCCGATGCCATGAGCGCTTCCCTCGCCAAGGAGGGGCAGCGGGTCACCGCCGCCCCTCTCGGCCACGCCCTGGTGGCCTTGGCTGAGCAGGATGAGCGGATCCTGGGCCTGTCGGCCGATCTGGCCAAGTACACCGACCTGCATATCCTGCGTGATGCCATGCCTGATCGCTTCTATCAGATCGGCATGGCTGAGCAGGCCCTCTTGGGGGCGGCGGCAGGCCTGGCCATGGAGGGGTTCGTCCCATTCGCCTCGACCTACTCGGTGTTCGCGACCCGGCGAGCCTATGACTTCCTCTGCCTGGACATCGCCGAGGCCAACCTCAACGTGAACATGGTGTGTGCCCTGCCCGGTCTGACCACCGGCTACGGCCCATCCCATCAGGCCACGGAAGACGTGGCGATGCTGCGCGGAATGCCGAACCTGACCATCGTGGATCCCTGTGATGCGGTGGACATCGAACAGGCGGTGCCGCAGTTGGCCGCCCATGACGGTCCCACATACACGCGCATCCTGCGCGGCAAGGTGCCCCGGGTGTTGGACGAATACGACTACACCTTCGAACTGGGCAAGGCCAAGATGATCCGCGGCGGTTCCGAGGTGCTGCTGATCTCCACCGGCCTGATGACGGAGCGTGCCCTGGAGGCGGCCCGCGAGCTGGAAGCAGACAACGTCGATGTGGCCGTGTTGCACGTGCCGACTCTGAAGCCGCTGGACGAGGCCACCATCCTGCGGGAGCTGGCCCAGGACCGCCTCGTGCTGACCTGTGAGAACCACACCATCATCGGAGGGCTATTCGACGCGGTTGCCCACGCGGCTGTTCGCGAGGGGATCTTCCGTCAGATCACCCCGATCGGTCTGCCCGACGAGTTCCTCGACGCCGGAGCCCTGCCCACGCTGAACGACCGGTATGGCGTGTCGACGGCCAAGATCTCCGAGAGGATCAAATCCCTGCTGAGTCCACGGCACACCCAACGCGTGGACTGA
- a CDS encoding alpha/beta hydrolase, whose product MCPGGGYVGYAENEADPVVAWLRQLGLSASAFRYPVHSRHPAPLDAVRAEVARIRGRGTRRVALMGFSAGGHVAGHAALTGTGHERVDAAVLCYPVVSMEVDAHEGSRRELLGDPSDAEQRSGTSLEQLVAAGAPPFFLWHTADDSSVSVRHSYLLAEALSRHGVPHALHVFPKGEHGLGLAVGSGEPEAWTALCAAWLAAQGWLKTGRAGSLDD is encoded by the coding sequence GTGTGCCCCGGAGGTGGCTATGTCGGCTACGCAGAGAACGAAGCCGACCCCGTCGTCGCGTGGCTTCGTCAGCTGGGTCTGTCCGCGAGCGCCTTCCGGTATCCCGTACACAGCCGGCACCCCGCTCCCCTGGACGCGGTCAGGGCCGAGGTTGCCCGGATCCGGGGCCGCGGGACCCGACGCGTCGCTCTGATGGGGTTCTCTGCGGGTGGCCATGTCGCTGGCCATGCCGCTCTCACGGGAACGGGGCACGAGCGCGTCGACGCTGCCGTACTTTGCTATCCGGTGGTGTCGATGGAGGTCGATGCCCATGAGGGTTCTCGGCGAGAGCTGTTGGGGGATCCCTCCGATGCAGAGCAGAGGTCAGGAACATCTCTGGAGCAGTTGGTGGCCGCGGGTGCGCCTCCATTCTTCCTCTGGCACACCGCTGATGATTCATCGGTGTCCGTGCGGCACTCGTACCTGTTGGCCGAGGCGCTGTCGCGGCACGGAGTTCCCCACGCGCTGCACGTCTTTCCCAAGGGGGAGCATGGTCTAGGACTGGCGGTCGGAAGCGGAGAACCTGAAGCCTGGACCGCTCTCTGCGCCGCGTGGTTGGCGGCGCAAGGATGGCTGAAGACGGGAAGGGCCGGCTCTCTGGACGACTGA
- a CDS encoding NADH:flavin oxidoreductase produces MTATPASEATLNAPYGLRGLDLPNRAVLAPMTRISAHGDGRATERMRDYYRSFAEGGFGLLVTEGIYPDTAYSQGYLDQPGLATPEHVESWVPVTAAVHEHGASIIAQLMHAGPQGQGNPHVSGLRSASAVRARGQQAGMYRGSGPYEQPEALSVEEIGEVISSFAAAAVRARDAGFDGVEIHGANGYLVDAFLTDYLNERTDGYGGSPMARTRVAREIIEAVRAAVGNDFVVGIRISQGKVSDATHRWSGGVAEAETVFGALAGAPVDYLHTTEWKANAPAFPDEDARSLAQLAREFAPGLTVIANGHLDTGAEAAQGLVEGGADLVAIGKAALAQHDWPRRVQQGRQLLDPLAPSAFGELATIQDWELRVAEPVPTS; encoded by the coding sequence ATGACTGCGACGCCTGCGAGCGAAGCCACGCTGAACGCGCCCTATGGACTGCGGGGGCTTGACCTGCCCAACCGGGCGGTCCTGGCCCCGATGACGCGGATCAGCGCGCACGGTGACGGCCGGGCGACGGAGAGGATGCGGGACTACTACCGGTCCTTCGCCGAGGGCGGTTTCGGCCTGCTCGTGACGGAGGGGATCTACCCGGACACCGCCTACAGCCAGGGGTACCTGGACCAGCCGGGTCTGGCGACGCCCGAGCACGTGGAGTCCTGGGTCCCCGTCACGGCGGCCGTCCACGAGCACGGCGCCTCGATCATCGCGCAGCTGATGCACGCCGGCCCCCAGGGCCAGGGCAATCCCCATGTCTCGGGATTGCGCTCCGCCTCGGCGGTCCGTGCCCGCGGGCAGCAGGCCGGCATGTACCGGGGCAGCGGACCGTACGAGCAGCCGGAGGCGCTGAGTGTGGAGGAGATCGGCGAGGTGATCTCATCCTTCGCCGCAGCCGCCGTGCGGGCCCGAGATGCCGGCTTCGACGGTGTGGAGATCCACGGTGCCAACGGCTACCTCGTGGACGCGTTCCTGACGGACTACCTCAACGAGCGGACGGACGGCTATGGCGGTTCGCCGATGGCGCGGACCCGCGTGGCGCGGGAGATCATCGAGGCCGTCCGCGCCGCCGTCGGGAACGACTTCGTGGTGGGGATCCGCATCTCGCAGGGCAAGGTCAGCGACGCCACCCACCGGTGGTCTGGGGGAGTGGCGGAGGCCGAGACGGTCTTCGGTGCCCTCGCCGGTGCCCCCGTGGATTACCTCCACACCACCGAGTGGAAGGCCAATGCGCCCGCGTTCCCGGACGAGGACGCCCGCTCACTGGCCCAACTGGCCCGCGAGTTCGCCCCGGGGCTGACCGTCATCGCCAACGGTCACCTGGACACCGGCGCCGAGGCGGCACAGGGCCTCGTCGAGGGAGGTGCTGACCTCGTCGCGATCGGCAAGGCGGCCCTGGCCCAGCACGATTGGCCGCGGCGAGTGCAGCAGGGTCGCCAGCTGCTCGACCCCCTGGCGCCGAGCGCCTTCGGGGAACTGGCGACCATCCAGGACTGGGAATTGCGGGTGGCCGAGCCGGTTCCAACGAGCTGA
- a CDS encoding SDR family NAD(P)-dependent oxidoreductase, with the protein MSSIQRTAVITGATSEKGIGVATAERFAREGWGVVILDLDGEKSAKVAQNIADKYGAPAFGHEINVADESAVGRAHDAVASAVAAGSLPPVGAVVNIAGITSPVPFLETTVELWHQVMDVNATGTYLVSKAFLPAMIENGWGRIVNMSSVSAQRGGGVFGKVPYSAAKAAILGFTKALARELGTTGVTVNAVTPGAVDTNIRVGSTPEQEAAIARDIPVGRTSTTEEVAAAITFLASEESAYLTGVTLDVNGGSHMH; encoded by the coding sequence ATGTCGAGTATCCAACGCACCGCTGTCATCACCGGCGCCACCTCGGAGAAGGGCATCGGAGTGGCCACCGCCGAACGCTTTGCCCGCGAGGGGTGGGGAGTCGTGATCCTGGACCTCGATGGCGAGAAGTCCGCGAAAGTCGCCCAGAACATCGCCGACAAGTATGGGGCGCCCGCCTTCGGGCATGAGATCAACGTGGCCGACGAATCCGCCGTGGGCAGGGCGCACGATGCCGTGGCATCAGCCGTGGCCGCCGGCAGCCTGCCCCCGGTTGGCGCGGTGGTCAACATCGCCGGCATCACCTCCCCGGTTCCCTTCCTGGAGACCACCGTGGAACTGTGGCACCAGGTCATGGACGTCAACGCCACCGGCACCTACCTCGTCTCCAAGGCCTTCCTCCCAGCGATGATCGAGAACGGCTGGGGCCGGATCGTGAACATGTCCTCCGTCTCAGCCCAACGTGGCGGCGGCGTCTTCGGCAAGGTCCCCTACTCCGCGGCCAAGGCTGCGATCCTCGGCTTCACCAAGGCGCTGGCCCGGGAGCTGGGCACGACTGGAGTCACCGTCAACGCCGTGACCCCGGGTGCAGTGGACACCAACATCCGCGTCGGCAGCACTCCGGAGCAGGAAGCGGCCATCGCCCGGGACATCCCCGTGGGCCGCACGTCGACGACCGAGGAGGTCGCTGCAGCCATCACGTTCCTGGCCTCGGAGGAGTCCGCCTACCTGACCGGCGTCACCCTGGACGTCAACGGTGGCAGCCACATGCACTGA
- a CDS encoding SDR family NAD(P)-dependent oxidoreductase, with protein sequence MSTQRDDGLAGKVALISGGASGIGQALAVAYARAGAHSVVNYFPGDPHDSQETVRAVEAAGGRCIAVAADVRRTEDCDAMAEAAMAEFGRLDIAVAAAGILRRNPLGEMTDQAWEDMLDVDLTGVMRIFRSAAATMTDGGAMVATSSIAGGVYGWEEHAHYAAAKSGVLGLCRSLAVELAPRGIRVNAVIPGLIRSPQSEDEKNSLGDEGLKAAGKIIPAGRVGTVDETARTIRFLTSDDSAYVTGQELIVDGGLTIRWPS encoded by the coding sequence ATGAGCACTCAACGAGACGACGGACTGGCCGGCAAGGTCGCGCTGATCTCCGGCGGCGCCAGCGGGATCGGCCAGGCATTGGCGGTGGCCTACGCCCGGGCCGGTGCGCACAGCGTGGTCAACTATTTCCCCGGTGATCCGCACGACTCCCAGGAGACGGTGCGGGCCGTGGAGGCCGCCGGCGGACGGTGCATCGCCGTGGCCGCCGACGTCCGTAGGACCGAGGACTGTGACGCGATGGCCGAGGCCGCCATGGCCGAGTTCGGCCGGTTGGACATCGCTGTGGCCGCTGCCGGCATCCTCCGGCGCAACCCGCTGGGCGAGATGACGGACCAGGCGTGGGAGGACATGCTGGACGTGGACCTCACCGGTGTGATGCGCATCTTCCGCTCGGCCGCCGCCACAATGACCGACGGCGGCGCGATGGTCGCGACGTCATCGATCGCCGGAGGGGTGTACGGCTGGGAGGAGCACGCGCACTATGCCGCGGCGAAGTCCGGCGTGCTGGGCCTGTGCCGCTCCTTGGCCGTGGAACTGGCCCCGCGCGGGATCCGCGTGAACGCGGTGATCCCGGGGCTGATCCGCAGCCCGCAGTCCGAGGATGAGAAGAACTCCCTGGGTGATGAGGGGCTGAAGGCCGCCGGGAAGATCATCCCCGCCGGCCGCGTGGGCACCGTGGACGAGACCGCCCGCACCATCCGCTTCCTCACCAGTGATGATTCCGCCTACGTCACCGGTCAAGAACTCATCGTGGACGGCGGACTGACCATCCGCTGGCCCAGCTGA
- a CDS encoding TetR/AcrR family transcriptional regulator — translation MQLFWRQGYEGTSMSQLREAMGLSSASLYHAFGSKDRLFGRVIEHYVSRPGSVVSIISASHAVPAGEALTQLLHRSIDEQFDDSHPRGCLVALAATVGPQDHGTESGRIVADQRERDYEAIAALTRRAFDEGVPATAVTSDSLARLIHGFILALATQTHDETPPQDLHAAADALATLWS, via the coding sequence ATGCAGCTCTTCTGGCGCCAGGGGTACGAGGGCACCTCGATGAGCCAGCTCCGGGAGGCCATGGGCCTGTCCTCTGCGAGCCTCTACCACGCATTCGGCTCCAAGGACCGGCTGTTCGGGCGCGTGATCGAGCACTATGTCTCGCGGCCCGGGAGCGTGGTCAGCATCATCTCCGCCAGCCATGCTGTCCCTGCCGGCGAGGCCCTCACACAGCTTCTGCACCGTTCGATCGACGAGCAGTTCGATGACTCCCACCCCCGGGGATGCCTGGTGGCCCTCGCCGCCACCGTCGGCCCCCAGGACCACGGGACCGAGTCCGGCCGCATCGTGGCGGACCAACGCGAACGGGACTACGAAGCCATCGCGGCCCTCACGAGACGTGCCTTCGACGAGGGCGTTCCGGCCACGGCCGTCACGAGCGACTCCCTGGCCCGCCTGATCCACGGCTTCATCCTTGCCCTGGCCACGCAGACCCATGATGAGACGCCTCCCCAGGATCTGCACGCCGCAGCCGACGCCCTGGCCACGCTCTGGAGCTAG